In Azospirillum sp. TSA2s, one genomic interval encodes:
- a CDS encoding ABC transporter ATP-binding protein, which produces MALSKRTPRPNAIRSVLAFTFRHWRRQTPLAVGIAGAIALSTLADVFMPLFAGRLVDALTLLPGDRDAALHAALTAFGAMVALGVGMVVMRHLAWSGVIPFTLRIMADVGQDSFHRIQRFSTDWHANSFAGSVVRKITRGMWALDMLDDTLLLALWPSLVVLIGTMVTLGLHWPAMGLVIALGTAVYIAMTVMFSTLYIAPAARLSNAWDTKLGGTLADAIGCNAVVKAFGAEPREDDRLAGVVDKWSRRTHRTWTRHTRHSTVQLVVLLLIRSSVMATALWLWWRGQATPGDVAYVLTTYFVVHGYLRDIGMHINHLQRSVNEMEELVAIHAEPLGVEDRPNARPIRIGAGEVRFDHVTFQYGGHTTPLYRDLSVIIRAGERVGLVGPSGSGKTTFVKLIQRLYDVTDGRVLIDGQEVAATTQQSLRSQIAIVPQEPILFHRTLAENIAYGRPGASMAEIERAAKLANAHDFIARLPKGYATLVGERGVKLSGGERQRVALARAFLADAPILILDEATSSLDSESEALIQEAIERLMQGRTAIIIAHRLSTVRTLDRILVFNQGRVVEEGSHAALLHRPGGLYRRLFEQQSAPEPIRRIGG; this is translated from the coding sequence ATGGCTCTGTCCAAACGCACCCCGCGCCCGAACGCCATCCGCAGCGTTCTAGCCTTCACTTTCCGTCACTGGCGCCGCCAGACCCCGCTGGCCGTCGGCATCGCCGGGGCCATCGCCCTGTCGACGCTGGCCGACGTCTTCATGCCGCTGTTCGCCGGCCGGCTGGTCGATGCGCTGACCCTGCTGCCGGGCGACCGCGACGCGGCGCTGCATGCGGCCCTGACCGCCTTTGGTGCCATGGTGGCGCTCGGCGTCGGCATGGTGGTGATGCGCCATCTCGCCTGGAGCGGCGTCATCCCCTTCACCCTGCGCATCATGGCCGATGTCGGCCAGGACAGCTTCCATCGCATCCAGCGCTTTTCCACCGACTGGCACGCCAACAGCTTCGCCGGGTCGGTGGTGCGCAAGATCACCCGCGGCATGTGGGCGCTCGACATGCTGGACGACACGCTGCTGCTGGCGCTGTGGCCGTCGCTGGTCGTGCTGATCGGCACGATGGTGACGCTTGGCCTGCATTGGCCGGCGATGGGGCTGGTCATCGCGCTCGGCACCGCGGTCTACATCGCGATGACCGTGATGTTCTCCACCCTCTACATCGCGCCGGCCGCCCGGCTGTCGAACGCCTGGGACACCAAGCTGGGCGGGACGCTGGCCGACGCCATCGGCTGCAACGCCGTGGTCAAGGCCTTCGGCGCCGAGCCGCGTGAGGACGACCGGTTGGCTGGCGTGGTCGACAAGTGGAGCCGCCGCACCCACCGCACCTGGACCCGCCACACCCGCCACAGCACCGTGCAATTGGTCGTGCTTCTGCTGATCCGCAGCAGCGTGATGGCGACCGCGCTGTGGCTGTGGTGGCGTGGGCAGGCGACGCCGGGCGACGTGGCCTATGTGCTGACCACCTATTTCGTCGTGCACGGCTATCTGCGCGACATCGGCATGCACATCAACCACCTCCAGCGCTCCGTCAACGAGATGGAGGAACTGGTGGCGATCCACGCCGAACCGCTGGGGGTGGAGGACCGGCCGAATGCGAGGCCGATCCGCATCGGGGCAGGCGAGGTGCGCTTCGATCACGTCACCTTCCAATATGGCGGCCACACCACCCCGCTCTACCGCGACCTGTCGGTGATCATCAGGGCCGGGGAACGGGTTGGACTGGTCGGGCCGTCGGGCTCGGGCAAGACCACCTTCGTCAAGCTGATCCAGCGGCTGTATGACGTGACCGACGGCCGTGTGCTGATCGACGGGCAGGAGGTCGCGGCGACGACGCAGCAGTCGCTGCGCTCGCAGATCGCCATCGTCCCGCAGGAGCCGATCCTGTTCCACCGCACGCTGGCGGAGAACATCGCCTATGGCCGGCCCGGCGCGTCGATGGCGGAGATCGAGCGGGCGGCCAAGCTCGCCAATGCCCACGACTTCATCGCCCGCCTGCCGAAGGGCTATGCGACGCTGGTCGGCGAGCGCGGCGTGAAGCTGTCGGGCGGCGAGCGTCAGCGGGTGGCGCTGGCCCGCGCCTTCCTGGCCGACGCGCCGATCCTGATCCTGGACGAGGCGACCTCCAGCCTGGATTCGGAATCGGAGGCACTGATCCAGGAGGCCATCGAGCGTCTGATGCAGGGCCGTACCGCCATCATCATCGCCCACCGCCTGTCCACCGTCCGCACGCTGGACCGCATCCTGGTCTTCAACCAGGGCCGGGTTGTGGAGGAAGGCAGCCACGCCGCCCTGCTCCACCGGCCGGGCGGGCTCTATCGCCGCCTGTTCGAACAGCAGTCGGCGCCGGAGCCGATCCGCCGGATCGGGGGCTGA
- a CDS encoding YgiQ family radical SAM protein, which translates to MLAAPNLFAHRPDRSVRPKAAPFLPMSRAEMDRLGWDQCDVIVVTGDAYIDHPSFGMAIIGRLLESQGLRVGIIAQPDWSSAEPFKILGKPRLFWGVTGGNMDSMVNHYTADRRLRHNDSYTPNDEGGKRPDRAVIVYSQRCREAYKDVPIVLGGIEASLRRIAQYDHWSEKIRRSVLVDSKADMLVFGNAERAIIEIAQRSLKGESPKAMTDIRGTAIMRSSLPEGWTVVDSSSIDDPSAPVSPRAAGADRMAVRLPSFEQVTADKVLYAHASRVLHQESNPGNARALVQRHGDRDVWLNPPPIPLETNEMDGVYDLPYARAPHPSYGDARIPAWEMIRFSVNIMRGCFGGCSFCSITEHEGRVIQSRSEGSILREIEHIRDKTKGFTGVISDMGGPTANMYRLACKDKETESVCRRPSCVFPDICKNLNTDHSSLVQLYRKARAVPGVKKIHIASGLRYDLAVRNPEYVKELVTHHVGGYLKIAPEHTEPGPLAKMMKPGMGAYDEFKRMFDKAAKEAGKKLYLIPYFIAAHPGTTDEDMMNLALWLKRNGFKADQVQTFLPSPMSLATAMYHSERNPLRPVRRVGSEMVSSAKGLKQRRLHKAFLRYHDPENWPILREALKRLGREDLIGPGEEQLIPAWQPVGATAKPREKGPKCKSFLTQQAGQGRRVVPPVGKPPGAKPAGAGGKPSGMKPRQTNLKGR; encoded by the coding sequence ATGCTCGCGGCCCCCAATCTGTTCGCCCACCGCCCGGACCGGAGCGTGCGCCCCAAGGCGGCACCCTTCCTGCCGATGTCGCGTGCGGAAATGGACCGGCTGGGCTGGGACCAGTGCGACGTGATCGTCGTCACCGGCGACGCCTATATCGACCATCCCAGCTTCGGCATGGCCATCATTGGCCGGCTGCTGGAATCGCAGGGCCTGCGCGTCGGCATCATCGCCCAGCCGGACTGGAGCAGTGCGGAGCCGTTCAAGATCCTGGGCAAGCCGCGGCTGTTCTGGGGCGTGACCGGCGGCAACATGGATTCGATGGTCAACCACTACACGGCCGACCGTCGCCTGCGCCACAACGACAGCTACACGCCGAACGACGAGGGCGGCAAGCGGCCGGACCGCGCCGTCATCGTCTATTCCCAGCGCTGCCGCGAAGCCTACAAGGACGTGCCCATCGTCCTTGGCGGCATCGAGGCGTCGTTGCGCCGCATCGCCCAGTACGATCATTGGAGCGAGAAGATCCGCCGCTCCGTCCTGGTCGATTCCAAGGCGGACATGCTGGTCTTCGGCAATGCCGAACGCGCCATCATCGAGATCGCCCAGCGGTCGCTGAAGGGGGAATCGCCCAAGGCGATGACCGACATCCGCGGCACCGCGATCATGCGCTCGTCCCTGCCGGAAGGCTGGACGGTGGTCGACAGCAGCTCCATCGACGATCCGTCGGCGCCGGTGTCGCCGCGTGCCGCCGGGGCCGACCGCATGGCGGTGCGCCTGCCCAGCTTCGAGCAGGTGACGGCCGACAAGGTGCTCTACGCCCATGCCAGCCGCGTGCTGCACCAGGAGAGCAATCCCGGCAACGCCCGCGCGCTGGTCCAGCGCCATGGCGACCGCGACGTGTGGCTGAACCCGCCGCCGATCCCGCTGGAAACCAACGAGATGGACGGCGTCTACGACCTGCCCTATGCGCGGGCGCCGCATCCGTCCTATGGCGATGCGCGCATCCCGGCCTGGGAGATGATCCGCTTCTCGGTCAACATCATGCGCGGCTGCTTCGGCGGCTGCTCCTTCTGCTCGATCACCGAGCATGAGGGGCGCGTCATCCAGAGCCGGTCGGAAGGCTCCATCCTGCGCGAGATCGAGCATATCCGCGACAAGACCAAGGGCTTCACCGGCGTCATCTCCGACATGGGCGGGCCGACCGCCAACATGTATCGCCTCGCCTGCAAGGACAAGGAGACGGAGTCCGTCTGCCGACGCCCGTCCTGCGTCTTCCCGGACATCTGCAAGAATCTGAACACCGACCATTCCTCGCTGGTGCAGCTCTACCGCAAGGCCCGCGCGGTGCCGGGGGTGAAGAAGATCCACATCGCGTCGGGGCTGCGCTACGACCTCGCCGTGCGCAATCCGGAATATGTCAAGGAGCTGGTGACCCACCATGTCGGCGGTTACCTGAAGATCGCGCCGGAACACACCGAGCCGGGTCCGCTGGCGAAGATGATGAAGCCCGGCATGGGCGCCTATGACGAGTTCAAGCGGATGTTCGACAAGGCGGCGAAGGAGGCGGGCAAGAAGCTCTACCTGATCCCCTACTTCATCGCCGCCCATCCCGGCACCACGGACGAGGACATGATGAACCTCGCCTTGTGGCTGAAGCGGAACGGCTTCAAGGCGGATCAGGTGCAGACCTTCCTGCCCTCGCCGATGTCGCTGGCGACCGCGATGTACCACAGCGAGCGCAACCCCCTGCGTCCGGTTCGCCGCGTCGGGTCGGAGATGGTGTCGTCGGCGAAGGGGCTGAAGCAGCGGCGCCTGCACAAGGCCTTCCTGCGCTACCACGATCCGGAGAACTGGCCGATCCTGCGCGAGGCGCTGAAACGCCTGGGCCGTGAGGACCTGATCGGACCGGGCGAGGAGCAGTTGATCCCGGCCTGGCAGCCGGTCGGGGCCACCGCCAAGCCGCGCGAGAAGGGGCCGAAGTGCAAGTCCTTCCTGACCCAGCAGGCCGGCCAGGGCCGCCGCGTGGTGCCGCCGGTTGGCAAGCCGCCGGGGGCGAAGCCGGCTGGGGCTGGAGGCAAGCCTTCCGGCATGAAGCCGCGCCAGACGAATTTGAAGGGCCGGTGA
- a CDS encoding chemotaxis protein CheX has translation MNRRRAMVELTDLERDALTELVNMGVGRAATHLSRMVNDQVLLSVPTVDIVSRQEASDFLTARERHGLVAVEQQFQGSFDGRAMLIFPEANSLELARAVLGGELTLAEIVDLEQDALAEIGNIILNGCLVVVANALRDRLTISLPAVLRGDGANILTDKAGGADELVLFLYIDFTIRSRSIRGYIALLMGVSSLQSLKQLIHAFIEGIAAEEPSSAGTSHGSQIA, from the coding sequence ATGAACAGGCGCCGAGCGATGGTGGAACTGACCGACCTGGAGCGCGATGCGCTGACCGAGTTGGTGAACATGGGGGTCGGTCGCGCCGCCACCCATCTCAGCCGCATGGTCAACGACCAGGTCCTGCTGTCCGTGCCGACCGTGGACATCGTCAGCCGGCAGGAGGCGTCGGATTTCCTGACCGCGCGCGAACGCCACGGGCTTGTGGCGGTGGAGCAGCAGTTCCAGGGCTCCTTCGACGGCCGCGCCATGCTGATCTTTCCGGAGGCCAACAGCCTGGAACTCGCCCGCGCGGTCCTGGGCGGCGAGCTGACCCTGGCGGAGATCGTGGATCTGGAACAGGACGCCCTGGCCGAAATCGGCAACATCATCCTGAACGGCTGCCTGGTGGTGGTCGCCAACGCGCTGAGGGACCGGCTGACCATCTCGCTGCCGGCGGTTCTGCGCGGCGACGGCGCCAACATCCTGACCGACAAGGCCGGAGGCGCGGACGAGCTTGTGCTGTTCCTATACATCGATTTCACCATCCGCAGCCGCAGCATCCGCGGTTACATCGCCCTGCTGATGGGGGTATCGTCCCTGCAGTCGCTGAAGCAGTTGATCCACGCCTTCATCGAAGGCATCGCCGCCGAAGAACCCTCATCCGCCGGAACGTCGCATGGCTCCCAGATTGCCTGA
- a CDS encoding two-component system response regulator, whose translation MSLPNPVGLPNGDKPRILVVDDEPINLKVMADLLRDSYGLIVAKDGPQALARLAGDPLPDLILLDVMMPGMDGVEVCQRLKEDARTRDVPVIFITAMGQVHDETRGFEVGAVDYITKPISAPVVLARVRTHIALREARRALADQNRQLEDRVAERTRDLLRAQNATIRAMASLAETRDNETGNHIRRTQNYVLALALHLSRDPRYAGRLDEETIELLYKSAPLHDVGKVGIPDSILLKPGKLSDDEFHVMKTHAALGHDAIFAAEGQAEIALAGESSFLRIAREIAHGHHERWDGTGYPQGLAGEAIPLSARLMAVADVYDALISRRCYKPPFPHEKAAAIIREGSGSHFDPAVVAAFTALEDEFKDIASRYSDEE comes from the coding sequence ATGAGCCTGCCGAACCCGGTCGGACTGCCGAACGGCGACAAGCCGCGCATCCTGGTCGTCGACGACGAGCCGATCAACCTCAAGGTCATGGCCGACCTGCTGCGCGACAGCTATGGCCTGATCGTGGCGAAGGACGGGCCGCAGGCGCTCGCCCGTCTGGCCGGCGACCCGCTGCCCGACCTGATCCTGCTGGACGTGATGATGCCGGGCATGGACGGGGTGGAAGTCTGCCAACGGCTGAAGGAGGATGCCCGCACCCGCGACGTGCCGGTGATCTTCATCACCGCCATGGGTCAGGTCCATGACGAGACCCGCGGGTTCGAGGTCGGGGCCGTCGACTACATCACCAAGCCGATCTCTGCGCCGGTGGTGCTGGCGCGGGTCCGCACCCACATCGCCCTGCGCGAGGCGAGGCGCGCGCTCGCCGACCAGAACCGGCAGTTGGAGGACCGGGTGGCGGAGCGCACGCGCGACCTGCTGCGCGCCCAGAACGCCACCATCCGCGCCATGGCCTCGCTGGCGGAAACCCGCGACAACGAGACCGGCAACCACATCCGCCGGACCCAGAACTATGTGCTGGCGCTCGCCCTCCATCTCAGCCGTGATCCGCGCTATGCCGGCCGGCTGGACGAGGAAACCATCGAGCTGCTCTACAAATCGGCGCCGCTGCACGATGTCGGCAAGGTCGGCATCCCGGATTCGATCCTGCTGAAGCCGGGCAAGCTCAGCGACGACGAATTCCATGTGATGAAGACCCACGCCGCGCTGGGCCACGACGCGATCTTCGCCGCCGAAGGGCAGGCGGAGATCGCGTTGGCCGGCGAAAGCTCCTTCCTGCGCATCGCGCGGGAGATCGCGCACGGCCACCACGAGCGCTGGGACGGCACCGGCTATCCCCAGGGACTGGCGGGGGAGGCGATCCCGCTGTCGGCCCGGCTGATGGCGGTCGCCGACGTGTACGACGCGCTGATCAGCCGCCGCTGCTACAAGCCGCCCTTCCCGCATGAGAAGGCGGCGGCGATCATCCGCGAAGGCAGCGGCAGCCATTTCGACCCCGCCGTGGTCGCTGCCTTCACCGCGCTTGAGGACGAGTTCAAGGACATCGCCAGCCGCTACAGCGACGAGGAGTAA
- a CDS encoding PAS domain S-box protein — protein sequence MAPRLPEQPTWALDVLGALDAGILLLDRHCRVLYWNGWMEQASTLTAREILGHDLFDALPNLRESRLHIAVRDTLATGAPGVLSHTLNPMLFPLRLPDGRRMVHNVVIRPLPSNASSPHSQSAGSEARCLIQVTDVTASVNRERVLREQRDARYRAIVDTAPDAIITTDTRGMVQWMNGTATRQFDYRPDELIGQSVSVLLGDDAPDWIAMAERSGLGASGMDAATQPVELSGRRRDGSHIDLELSMARWESEGRSFITGILRDITERRRTREELRTSALAMRQLAEQTKATLDALPAFIAVLDRSGHIVSVNRAWAEAGPETSFLGQGCIVGDDYLDHCGRGETADPRADGVMESLRTLLNEGGPPVSAEYVTNTQHWFRCLAAPMPAGPFGGTVLMHIDVTEIKSMEAALRKLVGQKSTLLREVNHRVKNSLQLVSSLLTLQTLSLPDEGVRVHFQDARSRIEAIARVHNRLYQADQFQTIEFGTYLNELCEDLARASGGDSMCDIVVRSDVIDLPIDHAAPLGLIANELITNAVKHRGNGPARVTVTFMREADDLALTVSDRGPGLPSNFDIRKSRSLGMRLVSSLAGQIRASVDIDTTPQGTTFRIELPVPDEVPLLEATSTEEIGG from the coding sequence ATGGCTCCCAGATTGCCTGAACAACCCACCTGGGCGCTCGATGTCCTTGGCGCGCTGGATGCGGGCATCCTGCTTCTGGACCGCCATTGCCGCGTCCTCTACTGGAACGGCTGGATGGAGCAGGCCTCCACCCTGACGGCCAGGGAGATCCTGGGGCACGACCTGTTCGATGCCCTGCCGAACCTGCGTGAATCGCGCCTGCACATCGCCGTACGCGATACGCTGGCCACCGGCGCGCCCGGCGTCCTGTCGCACACGCTGAACCCGATGCTGTTCCCGCTGCGCCTGCCCGACGGGCGGCGGATGGTCCACAATGTTGTGATCCGCCCGCTGCCGTCCAACGCGTCGTCGCCCCATTCGCAGTCGGCCGGCAGCGAGGCACGCTGCCTGATCCAGGTGACCGACGTCACCGCATCGGTGAACCGCGAGCGGGTGCTGCGCGAGCAGCGCGACGCCCGTTACCGCGCCATCGTCGACACCGCCCCCGACGCCATCATCACCACCGACACCCGCGGCATGGTGCAGTGGATGAACGGCACCGCCACCCGCCAGTTCGACTACCGCCCGGACGAGCTGATCGGCCAGAGCGTCAGCGTGCTGCTGGGCGACGACGCGCCCGACTGGATCGCCATGGCGGAGCGCAGCGGACTGGGCGCCAGCGGCATGGACGCCGCCACCCAGCCGGTGGAACTGTCCGGCCGGCGCCGCGACGGCAGCCACATCGACCTTGAGCTGTCGATGGCGCGCTGGGAATCGGAAGGGCGCAGCTTCATCACCGGCATCCTGCGCGACATCACCGAACGCCGCCGCACCCGCGAGGAGCTGCGGACCAGCGCGCTCGCGATGCGCCAGCTGGCCGAACAGACCAAGGCGACGCTCGACGCGCTGCCAGCCTTCATCGCCGTGCTCGACCGCTCCGGCCATATCGTCTCGGTCAACCGCGCCTGGGCGGAAGCAGGGCCGGAAACCAGCTTCCTCGGCCAGGGCTGCATCGTCGGCGACGACTATCTCGACCATTGCGGCCGCGGGGAAACCGCCGACCCGCGGGCGGACGGCGTGATGGAGAGCTTGCGCACGCTGCTGAACGAGGGCGGCCCGCCGGTGTCGGCCGAGTACGTCACCAACACCCAGCACTGGTTCCGCTGCCTTGCCGCGCCGATGCCGGCCGGTCCCTTCGGCGGCACGGTCCTGATGCACATCGACGTGACGGAGATCAAGTCGATGGAGGCGGCGCTGCGCAAGCTGGTCGGCCAGAAATCGACCCTGCTGCGCGAGGTCAACCACCGCGTCAAGAACAGCCTGCAGCTGGTGTCCAGCCTGCTGACGCTGCAGACGCTCAGCCTGCCCGACGAAGGGGTGCGGGTGCATTTCCAGGATGCCCGCAGCCGCATCGAGGCGATCGCCCGCGTCCACAACCGCCTTTATCAGGCCGACCAGTTCCAAACGATCGAGTTCGGCACCTACCTGAACGAACTGTGCGAGGATCTGGCGCGTGCGTCGGGCGGCGACAGCATGTGCGACATCGTCGTGCGGTCCGACGTGATCGACCTGCCGATCGACCATGCCGCGCCGCTCGGCCTGATCGCGAACGAGCTGATCACCAACGCGGTCAAGCATCGCGGCAACGGTCCGGCGCGGGTGACGGTGACCTTCATGCGCGAGGCCGACGACCTTGCCCTGACCGTTTCCGATCGCGGGCCGGGCCTGCCGTCCAACTTCGACATCCGCAAGAGCCGCAGCCTGGGCATGCGCCTGGTCTCCAGCCTCGCCGGCCAGATCCGGGCCAGCGTCGACATCGACACCACGCCGCAGGGCACCACCTTCCGCATCGAACTGCCGGTGCCGGACGAGGTGCCGCTTCTCGAAGCGACGTCCACCGAGGAGATCGGGGGATGA
- a CDS encoding oxidoreductase, with translation MAQTTTDTPVWFITGCSTGFGRELARLVLEKGWRVAATARDPRKLDELLAGHGDRGRAIALDVTDQAQVARAVREAEEAFGRLDVVVNNAGYGYLSAIEEGEDAEIRAMFETNVFGLAAVTRAVLPGMRARRAGHIVNISSQGGMVGFPGSGYYAATKFAVEGLSESLSKEVAPLGIRVLIVEPGPFRTDWAGRSLKQSATWIDDYEQTSGARRKQISGYSGKQPGDPVRAAEAIITAVNAENPPLRLVLGRPALEGVRGKLRSVLDEIDAWEKTTLGADFPDAG, from the coding sequence ATGGCACAGACCACCACCGACACGCCCGTCTGGTTCATCACCGGCTGTTCGACCGGCTTCGGCCGCGAACTGGCGCGGCTGGTCCTGGAGAAGGGCTGGCGTGTCGCCGCGACCGCGCGCGATCCGCGAAAGCTGGACGAGCTGCTGGCCGGCCATGGCGACCGCGGACGCGCCATCGCCCTGGACGTTACCGACCAGGCCCAGGTCGCCCGCGCCGTCCGCGAGGCGGAAGAGGCGTTTGGCCGGCTCGACGTCGTCGTGAACAATGCCGGCTACGGCTACCTCTCCGCCATCGAGGAAGGCGAGGATGCGGAGATCCGCGCGATGTTCGAGACCAACGTTTTCGGGCTGGCCGCCGTGACGCGGGCGGTGCTGCCGGGGATGCGGGCGCGCCGCGCCGGCCATATCGTCAACATCTCGTCCCAGGGCGGCATGGTCGGCTTTCCGGGCTCCGGCTATTACGCCGCCACAAAGTTCGCGGTGGAGGGGTTGTCGGAGTCGCTGTCGAAGGAGGTGGCGCCGCTGGGCATCCGGGTGCTGATCGTCGAGCCGGGGCCGTTCCGCACCGACTGGGCCGGGCGGTCGCTGAAGCAGTCGGCGACCTGGATCGACGATTACGAGCAGACCTCCGGCGCACGGCGCAAGCAGATTTCCGGCTACAGCGGCAAGCAGCCGGGCGATCCGGTGCGGGCGGCCGAGGCGATCATCACCGCGGTGAATGCGGAGAACCCGCCGCTCCGCCTCGTGCTCGGCCGCCCGGCGCTGGAGGGCGTGCGCGGCAAGCTGCGCTCGGTGCTGGACGAGATCGATGCCTGGGAGAAGACGACGCTGGGCGCTGATTTTCCGGATGCGGGGTGA
- a CDS encoding response regulator, with amino-acid sequence MKILLVEDEVLIALEQQLYLENVGHSIIGPAITAMEAMEIAAADRPDLALVDVHLGMGTNGIDAARGLTKLGVPCLFITSFRDELKKDGPLTGIGCLPKPFTESGLIAAVDVARAILAGETPRNVPQTMELFV; translated from the coding sequence ATGAAGATCCTGCTGGTGGAGGACGAGGTGCTGATCGCGCTGGAACAGCAGCTCTATCTGGAGAATGTCGGCCACAGCATCATCGGCCCGGCGATCACCGCGATGGAGGCGATGGAGATCGCCGCGGCCGACAGGCCCGATCTGGCGCTGGTCGACGTGCATCTGGGCATGGGCACCAACGGCATCGACGCCGCGCGCGGGCTGACGAAGCTGGGCGTGCCCTGCCTGTTCATCACGTCGTTCCGCGACGAACTGAAGAAGGACGGTCCGCTGACCGGCATCGGCTGCCTGCCCAAGCCCTTCACAGAAAGCGGCCTGATCGCCGCCGTCGACGTCGCCCGCGCGATCCTGGCGGGCGAGACGCCGCGCAACGTGCCGCAGACGATGGAACTGTTCGTGTGA
- a CDS encoding DUF2076 domain-containing protein → MTPEERTLLSDLFRRLREVETQQQSQPRDAEAEDFIRRSVQDQPLSSYYMAQTVLVQQQALTAAQTRIEELERQLRDRPAQPAQSGGSFLSNALGIGRSPWGRGAEPPPAPSYSQPAQGQPAQGQPVAGRSPWGAAPGAAYPQQQYSPPPFPQPGMAPRGGGFFAGAAQTAAGVAGGMLAASAISSLLHHSPGPFGTAMAQPLGGETINETVINNNYYGDEQGAQADTAPDAAQDVSYNPDPPPADDASYDDSSFDDGGSGGDDSWI, encoded by the coding sequence ATGACCCCCGAGGAACGCACGCTTCTGTCCGACCTGTTCCGCCGCCTGCGTGAGGTGGAAACGCAGCAGCAATCCCAGCCGCGCGATGCCGAAGCGGAGGACTTCATCCGCCGGTCGGTCCAGGACCAGCCGCTGTCGTCCTATTACATGGCGCAGACGGTGCTGGTGCAGCAGCAGGCGCTGACCGCAGCCCAGACCCGGATCGAGGAACTGGAGCGGCAACTGCGCGACCGCCCGGCCCAGCCGGCGCAATCCGGCGGCAGCTTCCTGTCAAACGCGCTCGGCATCGGCCGCAGCCCCTGGGGCCGCGGCGCCGAACCTCCCCCTGCCCCGTCCTATTCCCAGCCGGCGCAAGGACAGCCGGCGCAGGGCCAGCCGGTTGCCGGCCGCAGCCCGTGGGGTGCCGCGCCGGGCGCCGCCTATCCGCAGCAGCAATACAGCCCTCCCCCCTTCCCGCAGCCGGGCATGGCCCCGCGCGGTGGCGGGTTCTTCGCCGGCGCAGCGCAGACCGCCGCGGGGGTGGCCGGCGGCATGCTGGCGGCGAGCGCCATCTCCTCCCTGCTGCATCATTCGCCCGGCCCATTCGGCACGGCGATGGCCCAGCCTCTGGGCGGCGAGACGATCAACGAGACCGTCATCAACAACAATTACTATGGTGACGAACAGGGAGCGCAGGCCGACACGGCGCCGGATGCGGCGCAGGACGTCTCTTACAACCCCGATCCGCCGCCGGCCGACGATGCGTCGTACGACGATTCTTCCTTTGACGACGGCGGCAGCGGTGGTGACGATTCGTGGATTTAG
- a CDS encoding IS4 family transposase, translated as MEPLDRRAVNRIVVRHRGNHGVGTGDNGWTCQRHLKAMLFAQFAGLKSLREIAEGLAAQPAGLYHTGLRPVSKSTLSDASAARPAAVFREIADLVMGGLARSVRQESRELVRLIDGSPIMLRDRRFNWAEADSRCRGLKLHLAYDPRAATPVHFAVETPKLSEIKVARRLPFVAGTTYVFDKGYTDYCWWHEITMAGALFVTRLKSNARRRVERTVEAVGDNIEADRRVKIGHKKPRGGATNPLYDTELREVVVARPDKEPLHLITNDLDRSAQEIADLYKERWQIELFFKWIKQNLKLKTFFGRSENAVRIQIYTALIAFCLLRLFQNTYAKNHVGGAKALKVRLKVALFEPFNTTNRCPTRPRPPQKRPPDRQLSLKLAEP; from the coding sequence GTGGAACCTCTGGACCGTCGTGCGGTGAACAGGATTGTCGTGCGGCACCGGGGCAATCATGGGGTCGGGACGGGGGACAACGGCTGGACGTGCCAGCGGCACCTCAAGGCGATGCTTTTCGCCCAGTTCGCCGGGCTGAAGAGCCTTCGCGAGATTGCGGAGGGCTTGGCGGCCCAGCCGGCGGGCCTGTACCACACCGGCCTGCGTCCGGTGAGCAAGAGCACGCTCAGCGATGCCTCGGCGGCGCGGCCTGCGGCGGTGTTCCGGGAGATTGCCGATCTGGTCATGGGCGGCTTGGCCCGATCGGTGCGTCAGGAAAGTCGGGAGTTGGTGCGGCTGATCGACGGCTCTCCGATCATGTTGCGGGACCGCCGCTTCAACTGGGCCGAAGCTGATTCTCGCTGCCGTGGCCTGAAGCTGCATCTGGCCTACGATCCGCGGGCGGCCACGCCGGTCCATTTTGCCGTGGAAACGCCTAAGCTCAGCGAAATCAAGGTCGCGCGGCGTCTGCCGTTCGTTGCCGGGACCACCTACGTCTTCGACAAGGGATACACGGATTATTGCTGGTGGCATGAGATCACCATGGCAGGGGCGCTGTTCGTGACCCGGCTGAAGAGCAATGCCCGCCGCCGGGTGGAGCGAACCGTCGAGGCGGTTGGCGACAACATCGAAGCGGACCGCCGGGTGAAGATCGGCCACAAGAAGCCGCGTGGCGGCGCGACCAACCCGCTCTACGACACCGAACTTCGTGAAGTGGTGGTGGCGCGCCCGGATAAGGAGCCACTCCATCTGATCACCAATGATCTTGACCGGTCTGCCCAGGAGATCGCCGATCTCTATAAGGAACGCTGGCAGATTGAGTTGTTCTTTAAGTGGATCAAACAGAACCTCAAGCTGAAGACATTCTTCGGTCGCTCAGAGAATGCCGTCAGAATTCAGATCTACACGGCATTGATTGCCTTCTGCTTGTTGCGGCTATTCCAGAACACCTACGCCAAAAACCACGTTGGCGGTGCGAAGGCCCTCAAGGTCAGGCTCAAGGTTGCACTCTTCGAACCTTTCAACACCACCAATCGCTGTCCGACAAGGCCACGGCCACCGCAAAAACGACCGCCAGACCGCCAACTCAGCCTCAAACTGGCCGAGCCCTGA